From one Pedobacter faecalis genomic stretch:
- a CDS encoding ABC transporter permease: MTYTENIKLALQSISSNRLRTLLTALIIAIGLSALVGILTTLDAVKKNMTDTFSSMGSNSFTIRNRGTGIRIGGGGKRPKPFPPIRYEHAISFKEQLNAPATVAVSVFATGGATVKRGENKTNPNINIQGIDENGLNAQGLSLASGRNFSIKEVTSGNNVCIIGKEVSDKLFRNEDPLDKVINVGNSRLKVIGILASKGQSMGFSGDRAVYIPLLKAKLINPSSNPSYTITVTVPRNDQMDNVIGEATAQFRNIRKVKITQPNNFEITKSDAMAQTLFENLRYVVLGGIAIGGITLIGASIGLMNIMLVSVTERTREIGLRKAIGANPAVIRKQFLIEAVIICLIGGAFGILLGISIGNLVSLSMGGTFIVPWKWISIGFALCVGVGIISGYYPAKKASKLDPVEALRYE, encoded by the coding sequence ATGACCTATACCGAGAACATCAAGCTTGCCCTGCAGTCTATAAGCAGCAACCGGCTCAGAACATTACTGACAGCACTCATCATCGCCATCGGTTTATCGGCACTTGTAGGTATACTCACCACACTTGATGCGGTAAAGAAGAACATGACCGATACCTTTTCGAGTATGGGTTCAAACTCCTTCACCATCCGTAACCGGGGCACCGGCATACGCATAGGCGGGGGCGGAAAAAGACCAAAGCCTTTTCCACCCATCCGGTACGAACATGCCATCAGCTTCAAAGAACAGCTTAATGCCCCCGCCACAGTAGCCGTCAGCGTCTTTGCAACGGGCGGAGCTACGGTCAAACGCGGAGAAAACAAAACAAATCCGAACATCAACATTCAGGGGATCGACGAAAACGGACTGAACGCACAGGGTCTTAGCCTGGCCTCCGGCAGAAACTTCAGCATTAAAGAAGTCACCTCGGGCAACAACGTATGCATCATCGGCAAAGAAGTATCCGATAAACTGTTTCGTAACGAAGACCCGCTCGATAAAGTGATCAATGTAGGAAACAGCCGGCTGAAAGTTATCGGCATACTCGCATCTAAGGGTCAAAGCATGGGCTTCAGTGGCGACCGTGCCGTGTATATTCCGCTGCTCAAAGCAAAGCTGATTAACCCCAGCAGCAATCCATCGTACACCATCACCGTTACTGTGCCTAGAAATGACCAGATGGACAATGTCATTGGTGAAGCTACTGCACAGTTCCGGAATATTCGTAAAGTGAAGATCACTCAGCCCAACAATTTCGAGATCACCAAGAGTGATGCCATGGCACAAACGCTGTTTGAGAACCTGCGTTACGTTGTTTTAGGCGGCATTGCCATAGGCGGCATTACGCTCATAGGTGCGTCTATCGGACTCATGAACATTATGCTTGTATCCGTAACCGAGCGCACACGGGAAATCGGACTTCGCAAAGCCATCGGTGCCAACCCCGCCGTTATCCGCAAGCAGTTCCTTATTGAAGCCGTGATCATCTGCCTCATTGGCGGTGCTTTCGGAATCCTTCTCGGCATATCCATTGGAAACCTCGTATCCTTAAGTATGGGCGGTACTTTCATTGTTCCCTGGAAGTGGATATCTATAGGCTTTGCCTTATGCGTGGGTGTAGGAATTATATCTGGATATTACCCCGCCAAAAAAGCTTCTAAACTTGATCCGGTAGAGGCGCTGCGGTATGAATAA
- a CDS encoding HesB/IscA family protein, translating into MSSTVDTAFAPVTFTEGAVKELLKLKDQQEISEEFGLRVGVEGGGCSGMSYVLGFDQKKEGDQEFIIDGIKVFMHKAHQMYLLGMQVDWQDGLNSRGFTFSNPNASSTCGCGTSFSV; encoded by the coding sequence ATGAGTAGTACAGTTGATACAGCGTTTGCACCGGTTACTTTCACGGAAGGAGCAGTAAAAGAACTGCTGAAACTAAAAGACCAGCAGGAAATATCTGAGGAATTTGGGTTACGCGTTGGGGTCGAGGGCGGTGGTTGCTCCGGGATGAGCTACGTTCTGGGCTTTGATCAGAAAAAGGAGGGCGATCAGGAGTTTATCATAGACGGAATTAAAGTGTTTATGCACAAGGCTCATCAGATGTACCTGTTAGGTATGCAGGTCGACTGGCAGGATGGGCTTAATTCAAGGGGATTCACATTCAGTAACCCAAATGCAAGCAGCACCTGCGGATGCGGTACCAGCTTCTCCGTTTAA
- a CDS encoding acyl-CoA mutase large subunit family protein: protein MSEKKFTTSSGIVIKDVYREAAPMNEEPGAFPFTRGIQKDMYRGRLWTMRQYAGFSTAEASNKRYHYLLAQGTTGLSVAFDLPTQIGYDSDHEMADGEVGKVGVAIDSLKDMELLFDGISLEKITTSMTINATASILLAMYIALARKQGADLSQLSGTIQNDILKEYAARGTYIYPPKPSMRIITDIFEYCAKEVPKWNTISISGYHIREAGSTAVQELAFTLANGKAYLKAAMDKGLDINVFAKRLSFFFNCHNNFFEEIAKFRAARRMWAGITRDCGATDSKAQMLRFHTQTGGSTLTAQQPLNNVVRVANQAMAAVLGGTQSLHTNGYDEALSLPTESAARIALRTQQIIAHESGVTDTVDPLAGSYFVETLTNDMEAAAKVYLDKIDAMGGAVNAIEQGYIQEQIAEAAYQYQTEVEKGDRVIVGVNKYVQDQEASGEVFAVDESIRLVQMEKLKKLRAERDQAAVDKALSDLASAARGEANLMPHIVVAVEAYATLGEVSDTLRSIFGEY from the coding sequence ATGAGTGAGAAAAAATTTACGACCAGTTCGGGTATTGTGATTAAGGATGTGTACAGGGAGGCGGCGCCGATGAACGAAGAGCCGGGAGCGTTTCCCTTTACGCGGGGTATTCAGAAAGATATGTACAGGGGCAGGCTCTGGACCATGAGGCAGTATGCCGGGTTTTCCACGGCCGAGGCTTCAAACAAACGATACCACTACCTGCTTGCTCAGGGCACTACTGGTCTTTCTGTCGCATTCGATCTGCCTACGCAGATTGGATACGACTCTGATCATGAGATGGCTGATGGAGAGGTAGGCAAGGTTGGGGTGGCGATTGATTCGCTTAAGGATATGGAGCTGTTGTTTGATGGGATCTCGCTAGAGAAAATTACGACCTCCATGACGATCAACGCGACGGCCTCCATCTTGCTTGCCATGTATATCGCGCTTGCAAGGAAGCAGGGGGCCGATCTTAGTCAGCTTTCGGGTACTATACAAAATGATATACTAAAGGAATACGCTGCACGGGGTACGTATATATATCCACCTAAGCCTTCTATGCGCATCATTACGGATATCTTTGAGTACTGCGCAAAGGAGGTTCCGAAATGGAATACCATATCCATATCAGGGTATCATATCCGCGAGGCGGGGTCGACTGCCGTGCAGGAACTGGCTTTTACACTGGCCAATGGCAAGGCCTATCTGAAAGCTGCTATGGATAAGGGCTTAGATATCAATGTGTTTGCCAAGAGACTTTCTTTCTTTTTCAATTGTCACAATAACTTTTTTGAGGAAATCGCAAAGTTCAGGGCTGCCCGGCGCATGTGGGCCGGCATTACAAGAGATTGCGGGGCTACCGACAGCAAGGCGCAGATGCTGCGGTTTCATACACAGACCGGTGGCTCTACCTTAACGGCACAGCAGCCTTTAAATAACGTAGTGCGGGTAGCAAATCAGGCGATGGCTGCGGTACTTGGCGGAACGCAGTCGCTCCACACGAACGGCTACGACGAAGCCTTGTCGCTCCCCACCGAGTCGGCCGCCCGGATAGCCCTGCGCACCCAGCAGATCATTGCGCATGAGAGCGGGGTAACAGATACGGTCGACCCGCTGGCGGGCTCGTATTTTGTGGAGACGCTTACCAATGACATGGAAGCTGCGGCTAAGGTCTACCTGGATAAGATCGATGCGATGGGCGGGGCGGTGAATGCGATAGAGCAGGGGTATATTCAGGAGCAGATTGCCGAGGCAGCCTACCAGTACCAGACGGAGGTAGAAAAGGGCGACCGCGTCATTGTAGGTGTGAATAAATATGTGCAGGATCAAGAGGCTTCGGGCGAGGTCTTTGCTGTAGATGAATCGATACGGCTGGTGCAGATGGAGAAGCTGAAAAAGCTGCGGGCGGAGCGCGACCAGGCGGCGGTAGATAAAGCCCTGTCAGATCTGGCTTCAGCAGCACGTGGAGAAGCTAATCTGATGCCTCATATAGTGGTCGCCGTCGAGGCCTACGCTACCTTAGGGGAGGTTTCTGACACGTTAAGAAGTATTTTTGGCGAGTACTGA